Proteins co-encoded in one Candidatus Neomarinimicrobiota bacterium genomic window:
- the rpsG gene encoding 30S ribosomal protein S7: protein MRRRRPEKRVIAPDPIYGEVMVQKFINNIMGRGKKGVAERIFYGALDIVSSKTKGDSLEMFKKAVDNVKPFVEVKSRRIGGATYQVPIQVPTNRGFALATRWIIANAKARKGRSMAEKLAGEFIDAANEEGGSIKKKEDTHRMAEANKAFAHYS from the coding sequence ATGAGGAGACGCCGGCCTGAAAAACGTGTGATTGCTCCTGATCCGATCTACGGTGAAGTGATGGTACAGAAGTTTATCAATAATATCATGGGACGGGGTAAGAAAGGTGTTGCGGAAAGGATTTTTTACGGAGCCTTGGATATTGTTTCTTCCAAAACTAAAGGTGATTCCCTGGAAATGTTTAAGAAAGCTGTAGATAATGTTAAGCCTTTTGTTGAGGTGAAAAGTCGCCGTATTGGTGGCGCCACCTATCAGGTCCCTATACAGGTTCCTACGAACCGCGGGTTCGCCCTGGCAACTCGATGGATCATAGCAAATGCCAAGGCACGGAAAGGCAGAAGTATGGCTGAGAAATTGGCTGGCGAGTTTATTGACGCGGCAAATGAAGAAGGTGGTTCTATTAAGAAAAAAGAGGACACACACAGGATGGCTGAAGCAAACAAAGCATTTGCGCACTATAGTTAA
- a CDS encoding 30S ribosomal protein S12 codes for MPTINQLVRKGRKLVKKTSRTPALQGNPQKRGVCTRVYTTTPKKPNSALRKVAKVRLTNGMEVIAYIPGEGHNLQEHSLVLIEGGRVKDLPGVRYHIVRGTMDTSGVDDRKTSRSRYGTKRSRS; via the coding sequence ATGCCTACGATCAATCAACTGGTTCGAAAAGGGAGAAAGTTGGTTAAGAAGACCAGCAGAACACCTGCGCTTCAGGGAAATCCACAGAAGAGAGGTGTCTGTACACGTGTTTATACCACCACACCCAAGAAGCCTAATTCCGCACTCCGAAAAGTGGCTAAAGTTCGTCTCACCAATGGTATGGAAGTGATCGCCTATATTCCAGGTGAAGGGCATAATCTGCAGGAACACTCTCTCGTTCTTATCGAGGGCGGCCGTGTTAAGGATTTGCCAGGCGTCCGGTATCACATTGTTCGCGGTACCATGGATACATCCGGAGTCGATGACAGAAAGACAAGCCGTTCGCGCTATGGTACAAAGAGGTCCAGATCATAA
- the fusA gene encoding elongation factor G: MKETSLDLVRNIGILAHIDAGKTTTTERILYYTGRVHRMGEVHEGAATMDWMQQEKERGITITSAATTTFWDDYRINIIDTPGHIDFTAEVERSLRVLDGAVVIFCAVGGVEPQSETVWRQADKYKVPRIAFVNKMDRMGADFDHVIGMMKKRLGANPLPLTIPIGAGELFNGLIDLMRMKAIVYNEVTFGAHFDFIDIPDDMKAAAEKARHNLVEACATYDEHLLEKYVSEEEITTDEIKNAIRKGCLENAFIPVLCGSAFKNKGIQRLLDAVIDFLPSPLDIPEVIGHTPEDSDILLSRSPSKDDPFCALAFKIMTDPYVGRLTFFRVYSGELETGTSVLNTATGRKERIGRLLLMHADKREERNKVSAGEIAAAVGLKKTRTGHTLCDPDSPIVLEAMEFQKPVISVAIEAASKAEQENLSESLAKLSDEDPTFQVTSDEDTGQTVISGMGELHLEILVDRLSREFKVSATVGRPQVAYRETITGEAVADGKFIRQSGGRGQYGHVKIKVEPNEPGKGFHFESKIVGGVVPREYIRPVSQGIEEALKNGILAGYPMEDVRVELFDGSYHAVDSSEMAFKIAGSMAVKEACQRAKAVLLEPVMKVEVVLPEQYLGDVMGDLSSRRSEILGTDHRKDAVVVKAISPLSEMFGYATSLRSMTQGRAVFSMEFDNYKQAPKSVTDTIIEKSGLVAEPA, translated from the coding sequence ATGAAAGAGACTTCACTAGATTTAGTTAGAAATATCGGTATCCTGGCACACATTGATGCCGGTAAGACCACAACTACCGAACGCATACTTTATTATACCGGTCGTGTTCATAGGATGGGTGAAGTTCATGAAGGCGCCGCCACTATGGACTGGATGCAGCAGGAGAAAGAGAGAGGAATTACAATCACGTCCGCTGCAACGACCACATTTTGGGATGATTATCGGATTAATATTATCGATACGCCTGGACATATTGATTTTACCGCTGAAGTTGAGCGGTCTCTTCGCGTCCTTGACGGCGCTGTTGTGATCTTTTGTGCCGTGGGTGGTGTGGAACCACAGAGCGAAACAGTTTGGCGTCAGGCTGACAAATATAAAGTTCCCCGAATTGCGTTTGTGAATAAAATGGACAGAATGGGCGCCGATTTCGATCATGTTATCGGTATGATGAAAAAACGTCTTGGTGCGAACCCCCTGCCTCTAACAATTCCAATTGGTGCCGGTGAACTGTTCAACGGTTTGATCGATCTGATGCGGATGAAGGCGATCGTTTATAATGAGGTCACTTTCGGTGCCCACTTTGACTTCATTGATATCCCGGATGATATGAAAGCTGCTGCTGAGAAAGCTCGTCACAATTTGGTAGAAGCGTGTGCCACGTATGATGAGCACCTTTTAGAGAAATATGTTTCTGAGGAAGAGATAACTACAGACGAGATCAAGAATGCGATTCGCAAGGGGTGTCTCGAGAATGCTTTCATTCCCGTTTTATGCGGCTCAGCCTTTAAAAATAAAGGTATCCAACGCCTTCTTGATGCTGTTATCGATTTTCTTCCATCACCCTTGGATATACCCGAAGTAATTGGTCATACCCCAGAAGATTCAGACATATTGTTGAGTCGTTCTCCTTCCAAGGATGATCCTTTTTGTGCACTGGCTTTTAAAATTATGACCGATCCTTATGTGGGTAGACTCACATTCTTTAGAGTCTATTCTGGTGAGTTAGAGACGGGCACGAGCGTCTTGAACACCGCAACAGGCAGGAAGGAGCGTATCGGTCGATTGCTTCTTATGCATGCTGACAAACGCGAGGAGCGAAATAAAGTGTCTGCCGGTGAAATTGCCGCAGCTGTCGGCCTGAAAAAAACCCGAACAGGTCACACGCTATGCGATCCTGATTCACCCATTGTTCTTGAAGCAATGGAATTTCAGAAACCTGTTATCTCTGTCGCTATTGAAGCAGCCAGTAAAGCGGAGCAGGAGAATTTGTCCGAATCTCTAGCTAAGCTCTCTGATGAAGATCCCACCTTCCAGGTCACCAGTGATGAAGATACAGGCCAGACCGTTATTTCAGGTATGGGTGAACTTCATCTCGAAATTTTAGTGGATCGCCTGAGCCGGGAGTTCAAGGTTTCAGCCACCGTTGGCAGACCACAAGTAGCTTACAGGGAGACAATAACTGGTGAAGCGGTAGCTGATGGCAAGTTCATTCGCCAGTCCGGCGGGCGGGGTCAGTATGGTCATGTAAAAATCAAAGTTGAACCAAATGAACCTGGTAAAGGATTCCATTTTGAAAGCAAGATCGTTGGTGGCGTTGTTCCCAGGGAATATATAAGGCCTGTGAGTCAGGGAATTGAGGAAGCTCTCAAGAATGGGATTCTCGCAGGATATCCGATGGAAGATGTTCGGGTTGAACTTTTTGACGGTTCTTATCATGCTGTTGATTCATCTGAGATGGCATTTAAAATTGCGGGCTCTATGGCTGTAAAAGAAGCTTGCCAGCGGGCAAAGGCTGTATTGCTGGAACCAGTCATGAAAGTAGAAGTTGTACTTCCTGAGCAATACCTCGGTGATGTTATGGGAGATCTGTCTTCGCGCCGTAGTGAGATTCTGGGGACGGATCACAGGAAGGATGCGGTGGTGGTAAAGGCCATTTCGCCTCTGTCTGAAATGTTTGGTTATGCTACTTCATTGCGGTCAATGACACAAGGAAGAGCGGTGTTTTCCATGGAATTTGACAATTACAAACAAGCACCAAAATCAGTCACTGATACGATAATTGAGAAGTCTGGTCTTGTGGCTGAGCCGGCATAA